A region of Phyllostomus discolor isolate MPI-MPIP mPhyDis1 chromosome 15, mPhyDis1.pri.v3, whole genome shotgun sequence DNA encodes the following proteins:
- the LOC114512469 gene encoding complement factor H isoform X1: protein MPVFENARARSGSTWFKVNDRLDYECQDGYKNGDGHTTGSIVCRHSGWSGTPSCHEKECIVPDIEQNLIALPQKEKYFIGDVLKFSCRQRLKLVGPDSIQCYNFGWSPDPPTCKEEVKPCGPHPQLPDGTATNTQKEEHEHGEVVEYVCNPRFLLKGSQKTQCVDGEWTSLPRCIEEDSTCEDIPGIVHGSIYSQERPYHHGESVQVTCREGFTLVGPRSVTCLKGKWTQPPECIETGNIKTCKLPRSLEYKTPRSYKVDYDHNEQVNYTCRRRSEQKHSVCVNGRWDPQVNCGEIPRCAPPPQIPRSQNMTTTVNYQEGETISVLCQDNSVILEAGDLMCQGGIWKSVPRCIEKTPCSQPPYIEHGTVSSSRSEGEETLEPKLYPHGTKLRYVCEDGFKITGRHEITCHLGRWSSPPQCVGLPCGPPPLISNGAAPNRKNRYEYGEEFMYHCARGFIIHGPASVICSGGKWSPPPECIKTTCPSPPSFDNAEPINVNKNKKVYQSGEEVAYRCRQYYQMDGPNVVRCMTGRWIGTPTCRDNSCGSPPIVEHATIQNRKTRYQSGDRVRYECMKPLDLFGDVEVTCLNGGWTDPPQCKESRGKCGPPPTIDNGDITTFPSANYAPGDSVEYKCQAYYKLQGNRLITCRDGEWSQPPKCLEACVVSEEMMEKRNIQLKWRDDKKLYSESDDSLEFTCRPGYRAVSPTPAFRVTCRAGKLMYPTCEK from the exons ATGCCAGTGTTTGAGAATGCCAGAGCCAGAAGTGGAAGCACGTGGTTTAAGGTCAATGACAGGTTGGACTATGAGTGCCAGGATGGATATAAAAATGGAGATGGACACACCACAGGCTCCATAGTGTGTCGTCACAGTGGTTGGTCTGGTACACCCTCCTGTCACG AAAAAGAATGCATTGTTCCTGATATAGAACAAAATTTAATTGCTCTGCCCCAGAAAGAGAAGTATTTCATTGGAGACGTGTTGAAATTCTCCTGCAGACAAAGACTGAAACTTGTTGGACCAGATTCAATTCAGTGTTACAACTTTGGGTGGTCGCCAGATCCTCCAACATGTAAAG AGGAAGTGAAACCGTGTGGTCCACATCCTCAGCTCCCCGATGGGACAGctacaaacacacagaaagaagaaCATGAGCACGGTGAAGTTGTGGAGTACGTCTGCAACCCCAGGTTTCTGTTGAAGGGCTCTCAGAAAACTCAGTGTGTTGATGGGGAGTGGACATCCTTGCCCCGGTGTATTG AGGAGGACAGCACATGTGAAGACATACCTGGCATCGTTCACGGCTCCATCTATTCCCAGGAGCGTCCCTATCACCATGGAGAGTCTGTGCAGGTCACCTGCAGAGAAGGGTTCACATTGGTGGGACCCAGATCAGTTACATGTTTGAAGGGAAAGTGGACCCAACCACCTGAGTGCATTG aaacaGGTAACATTAAGACATGTAAATTACCAAGGTCACTTGAATATAAGACACCCAGGTCATATAAGGTTGACTATGACCATAATGAGCAAGTGAATTACACGTGCAGAAGAAGGTCAGAACAGAAACACTCAGTCTGTGTCAATGGAAGATGGGATCCCCAAGTGAACTGTGGAG aaataccaaGATGTGCACCCCCACCTCAGATTCCCAGATCTCAAAATATGACGACCACAGTGAATTATCAGGAAGGAGAAACAATCTCTGTTCTCTGTCAAGACAATTCTGTGATTCTGGAAGCAGGAGACCTCATGTGCCAGGGTGGAATCTGGAAGTCAGTCCCACGCTGCATTG AGAAAACACCATGTTCTCAGCCACCTTATATAGAACATGGAACTGTAAGTTCCTCCagatcagaaggagaagaaacactGGAGCCCAAGCTCTATCCACATGGCACTAAATTACGTTATGTTTGTGAAGACGGTTTCAAGATAACTGGGCGTCATGAGATAACATGCCACTTGGGGAGATGGAGTTCCCCACCTCAGTGTGTAG GACTTCCTTGTGGACCACCACCTCTAATTTCCAATGGGGCTGCACCGAACAGGAAAAACAGATATGAGTATGGAGAAGAATTTATGTACCACTGTGCCCGAGGATTTATAATTCATGGACCTGCATCTGTGATATGTTCAGGAGGAAAATGGAGCCCTCCCCCAGAATGCATAA aaacaaCTTGTCCTTCCCCACCCAGCTTTGATAATGCTGAACCTATAAATGTAAACAAGAACAAGAAGGTATATCAGTCAGGAGAAGAAGTAGCTTACAGATGTCGACAATACTACCAAATGGACGGACCCAATGTTGTTCGCTGTATGACTGGCAGATGGATAGGGACACCCACATGCAGAG ataattcCTGTGGGAGTCCTCCCATAGTCGAACATGCCACTATACAAAACAGGAAGACTCGGTATCAGTCTGGTGACAGGGTACGTTACGAATGCATGAAACCTTTGGACCTATTTGGGGATGTAGAGGTGACCTGTCTGAATGGGGGATGGACTGACCCACCTCAGTGCAAAG AGTCCAGAGGAAAATGTGGGCCCCCTCCAACCATTGACAATGGGGACATCACCACATTCCCATCAGCCAACTACGCTCCAGGAGACTCTGTGGAGTACAAATGCCAGGCCTACTATAAACTTCAGGGAAACAGGTTAATAACATGTCGTGATGGAGAGTGGTCACAACCACCCAAATGTTTAG AGGCATGTGTAGTATcagaagaaatgatggaaaagCGTAACATACAGTTGAAATGGAGAGACGACAAAAAACTTTATTCAGAATCAGACGATAGTCTTGAGTTCACCTGCCGACCTGGGTATCGTGCAGTGTCACCAACTCCTGCATTCCGGGTAACGTGTCGGGCAGGAAAACTGATGTATCCCACCTGTGAGAAATGA
- the LOC114512469 gene encoding complement factor H isoform X2, whose amino-acid sequence MPVFENARARSGSTWFKVNDRLDYECQDGYKNGDGHTTGSIVCRHSGWSGTPSCHEKECIVPDIEQNLIALPQKEKYFIGDVLKFSCRQRLKLVGPDSIQCYNFGWSPDPPTCKEEVKPCGPHPQLPDGTATNTQKEEHEHGEVVEYVCNPRFLLKGSQKTQCVDGEWTSLPRCIEEDSTCEDIPGIVHGSIYSQERPYHHGESVQVTCREGFTLVGPRSVTCLKGKWTQPPECIETGNIKTCKLPRSLEYKTPRSYKVDYDHNEQVNYTCRRRSEQKHSVCVNGRWDPQVNCGEIPRCAPPPQIPRSQNMTTTVNYQEGETISVLCQDNSVILEAGDLMCQGGIWKSVPRCIEKTPCSQPPYIEHGTVSSSRSEGEETLEPKLYPHGTKLRYVCEDGFKITGRHEITCHLGRWSSPPQCVGLPCGPPPLISNGAAPNRKNRYEYGEEFMYHCARGFIIHGPASVICSGGKWSPPPECIKTTCPSPPSFDNAEPINVNKNKKVYQSGEEVAYRCRQYYQMDGPNVVRCMTGRWIGTPTCRDNSCGSPPIVEHATIQNRKTRYQSGDRVRYECMKPLDLFGDVEVTCLNGGWTDPPQCKESRGKCGPPPTIDNGDITTFPSANYAPGDSVEYKCQAYYKLQGNRLITCRDGEWSQPPKCLEACVILEEMMEKHKIQLKWSNEKKVYARTDDSLEFTCRPGYHAKSPHSTFQVTCRAGKLTYPTCE is encoded by the exons ATGCCAGTGTTTGAGAATGCCAGAGCCAGAAGTGGAAGCACGTGGTTTAAGGTCAATGACAGGTTGGACTATGAGTGCCAGGATGGATATAAAAATGGAGATGGACACACCACAGGCTCCATAGTGTGTCGTCACAGTGGTTGGTCTGGTACACCCTCCTGTCACG AAAAAGAATGCATTGTTCCTGATATAGAACAAAATTTAATTGCTCTGCCCCAGAAAGAGAAGTATTTCATTGGAGACGTGTTGAAATTCTCCTGCAGACAAAGACTGAAACTTGTTGGACCAGATTCAATTCAGTGTTACAACTTTGGGTGGTCGCCAGATCCTCCAACATGTAAAG AGGAAGTGAAACCGTGTGGTCCACATCCTCAGCTCCCCGATGGGACAGctacaaacacacagaaagaagaaCATGAGCACGGTGAAGTTGTGGAGTACGTCTGCAACCCCAGGTTTCTGTTGAAGGGCTCTCAGAAAACTCAGTGTGTTGATGGGGAGTGGACATCCTTGCCCCGGTGTATTG AGGAGGACAGCACATGTGAAGACATACCTGGCATCGTTCACGGCTCCATCTATTCCCAGGAGCGTCCCTATCACCATGGAGAGTCTGTGCAGGTCACCTGCAGAGAAGGGTTCACATTGGTGGGACCCAGATCAGTTACATGTTTGAAGGGAAAGTGGACCCAACCACCTGAGTGCATTG aaacaGGTAACATTAAGACATGTAAATTACCAAGGTCACTTGAATATAAGACACCCAGGTCATATAAGGTTGACTATGACCATAATGAGCAAGTGAATTACACGTGCAGAAGAAGGTCAGAACAGAAACACTCAGTCTGTGTCAATGGAAGATGGGATCCCCAAGTGAACTGTGGAG aaataccaaGATGTGCACCCCCACCTCAGATTCCCAGATCTCAAAATATGACGACCACAGTGAATTATCAGGAAGGAGAAACAATCTCTGTTCTCTGTCAAGACAATTCTGTGATTCTGGAAGCAGGAGACCTCATGTGCCAGGGTGGAATCTGGAAGTCAGTCCCACGCTGCATTG AGAAAACACCATGTTCTCAGCCACCTTATATAGAACATGGAACTGTAAGTTCCTCCagatcagaaggagaagaaacactGGAGCCCAAGCTCTATCCACATGGCACTAAATTACGTTATGTTTGTGAAGACGGTTTCAAGATAACTGGGCGTCATGAGATAACATGCCACTTGGGGAGATGGAGTTCCCCACCTCAGTGTGTAG GACTTCCTTGTGGACCACCACCTCTAATTTCCAATGGGGCTGCACCGAACAGGAAAAACAGATATGAGTATGGAGAAGAATTTATGTACCACTGTGCCCGAGGATTTATAATTCATGGACCTGCATCTGTGATATGTTCAGGAGGAAAATGGAGCCCTCCCCCAGAATGCATAA aaacaaCTTGTCCTTCCCCACCCAGCTTTGATAATGCTGAACCTATAAATGTAAACAAGAACAAGAAGGTATATCAGTCAGGAGAAGAAGTAGCTTACAGATGTCGACAATACTACCAAATGGACGGACCCAATGTTGTTCGCTGTATGACTGGCAGATGGATAGGGACACCCACATGCAGAG ataattcCTGTGGGAGTCCTCCCATAGTCGAACATGCCACTATACAAAACAGGAAGACTCGGTATCAGTCTGGTGACAGGGTACGTTACGAATGCATGAAACCTTTGGACCTATTTGGGGATGTAGAGGTGACCTGTCTGAATGGGGGATGGACTGACCCACCTCAGTGCAAAG AGTCCAGAGGAAAATGTGGGCCCCCTCCAACCATTGACAATGGGGACATCACCACATTCCCATCAGCCAACTACGCTCCAGGAGACTCTGTGGAGTACAAATGCCAGGCCTACTATAAACTTCAGGGAAACAGGTTAATAACATGTCGTGATGGAGAGTGGTCACAACCACCCAAATGTTTAG